The genomic stretch AACATACAGGCAAAACAAAGCactgaaatatatataatcaaccAACACTAAGGAATAAAGGGTATATATCCAAATATACCTCCTCATGCATTCTCAAGGCCTCATCATCTATGTATATActctcttcttcatcatcaggATTTGCAGGACTATAGTCTTGTTCGAACCATTCATGAGTCTTAATATCTGACATTGTTATCCGTGTTGCAGGGTTGGGATCTAGAATCCTTCTTATAAGGTTTTGAGCTCCTGGGGATAGCCATTTCGGTATTTGAGCATCACCCTTGAAAATCTGAAATCACCAGAGAGAATCAAAGAAAGGAACGACTTGAAAAATCATCTATCTTAAGTGGATGTCTCATTTGAAAAGTTGTTAGTACCTTCTGATAAAGAACAGCAAGATTTCTCTCATCAAATGGCAGATAGCCTGTGAGAATTACATACAAGATGACACCACATGACCACGTATCAGATGTAGCTCCATCGTAACCCTTATTGGCAAGGATCTCCGGGGCAACGTAGTTGGGACTTCCACAGGTTGTATGCAGTAAACCGTCCTCCTAATGGTTAGACATGAATGGATGGAATTAAACTGAACCATAAACATGTGTATAGGAGGAAGCTCGTTTTGTAGGTTCCATACCCTTAGATGTTGGGGCAATGCACTGAGGCCAAAATCAGAGATCTTTATGTTTCCTTTAGCATCAACCAGTACGTTCTCTAGCTGCATGTCAATACAGCTGGAACATTTGAAGGGGTGATAggcaagaaaattttcaaaacaaatgcatGTGTAAAACCAGCTTTTGTAAATCAAGATTGACGGGGATTCTCAAGTTTTGTGCTATAATGTTCCTTAAGAGTGTAATAGATAACCTTGAGATCCCGGTGGTAAATGCCCTTATCGTGGCAGTAGCTAACTCCGTCAAGTAACTGCTGGAAGAGCTTCCTTCCTTCAGCCTCTGGGAGCTTGCCCCTGGATGACTGGAATGCACCCAGAAGAGCAGAAAAATCATAACATTGCCAAAGTAAACATGAAAGCCCAAAAAGTGCAGCAGATTAATGgaatttgtattaatttatgGAATAATATCCTTACAATTTTGTCAAACAATTCACCACCAGTCACGTATTCTAGGACCATGTAGATTTTGGTTTTGCTCGCCAAGACCTGGATATTTATCATTACAAATGAGAagcctaataaaaataattgcaaGGAATATGCCTATCTTTTGTCAGTAAGTATTTATACAATGCCGCAGCACCTCATGAAGCCAAACCCTTAACATGAACCATTTACCACTTTATTGAAGGCTATGATGGAGGATAAACAAACTTGACTGAGAACCCTGAACTATTTGCAAGATGCGTTCAATAGAAGCTATTTTGGGTATTCCTTtatcttgttttattttatttcttcggGGTTCttcagagagaaagagaagaaaataacaGAATATTAAACTCAAGAAGTAAGTGAAGTTCTGCATATCATCGACAAACTGCTTGGTCAATGGAGTCCTGTAAAAATTGGGTCACAACAAGAAATTGTATCGAGTTTGTACAGGAATTACTAGGGAGAGTCAATACCATGCCACATATACCACCAGTTaataaatatcttttatatGAATTTCCACTAAGTGAACatataaatttcattatttttctcatataaATCACGGAAAATGCTATTTCGCCCGAATTAATTGACCCACACGATGACTAAAAAACatcaaataacaaatatatCATCACCTTGAAATTGCAACTTCGTCTTGAACATACCGCACGCACATCAAATAAAATCTGGGCGGACTTCACTTCAAGTGAAGTCCGCCCAGCAGCTTGGCGGACTTCATCCATGATGAAGCCCGCCCGCACACACTGCTGGGCAGCTTTGTCAGTGATGAAGCTCGCCCGGCAGTCTTAGCAGActtcaattgatttttttgataaatttgtgcGTCAATTTTTTCGGGCACTGTAGCACGACTCATAAATCACTAGCCCATAATTTGTATGCGTACATGCCACAAGCTGCTTACCTATTAATTTCTGGAGTTTCGAagtattttttgtcatttttttttttctttccttcaccTATTTTGGGTCTTTATGTTCTGTTTccatgttttgttttgtatatGTACATTTATTTGTCCTTCCCGTAATTAATTAGACGACTTGGATAAGATTGTATATGGACCACTCCATTTTGCagatttatatttgtttggtGGAGAGGAGAGTAAGGTGATTAGGCGTACAACAAAAGCGATATTATCACCATTCACCACATGTATGTGGGTGGAGCAAATGGAAAAGAGCAAAAagacgcaaaaaaaaaaaaaaagaaagggctGGCCTGGTGGGATAGCGACTCTGGTCAACCTCATCCGATCGACCCCACTCTGCATGATTGTATTTACGGCCGGCCCCTCATGCGTATGGACAAATCAACTACACATATATCACTGGTTGGTTGTTTCCATTGGCGATGCACCACATAACACTGGCCGTGAGGGTCGACCTGCACCTCCCCCATGTGCATCTCACGTTTACAACACAATGACCAAATGCATGACGAAAACTTTTCGGTTATGATTAtgcagttttcattttttattttcattagttTTAGGActacaaattttgaaaacatcttGGACTTCATACAAACAGTTTTTTGACCAACAGAGAGAGTTTTAAgtatttcttaaattattttgacataccaaacagtttttgagtttttttttttttttattgttgttgctCGGACATAccaatgaatttatttgttaGAGAAAACTCATCTCCAAATGTCAAGTAATATACAAGGGAGAAAACAATCAAAGGGCACAAAATATTTGCTCTGCAAAcactctgatgcttaagttagattttttaaaactacAAAAGAGATTGTAGAGTTTTTGACTCAATAAAAGTGACAAACCTTGAGGAATGAGAGCTCAGCTATTTATAGTTGAGCTAAGAGAGTTATGATAATTATCCctgatttttcaagattaataTTGATCTAGCCAATCATTATCTCACACAATTTTCAAAGAAGATAATGGAGCATATTTACACATCTCTATCATAGGAAATGCCCTGCGAGAAGGTCTTTGGGAGACTCTCAAGACTCTCCCGAAGGCTTCAATCCTTCCCTAGGGAGGTGTCTCGTCTTTTCTTGTTGGTGCCTTCCAAGAGGCTTTCTCGAGGACCCTTTATTTGGGAGGGTCTCTCAAAGACTCCTTTTTTAGGGGGCTTAAGCCCATGTGTACCTCAATACCTCTCCACTTTTTCCCAAAGATACAATCAGATTTTTCAATGGCACTTCCTTTGCGGACTTCGGTGCAATTACTCATCCAAGGAAAAAAACTATCATACAagttttatttctctctcttttggtGATCTTACGACTATAGTCTTTTGGAGGCTCCTCATCAGACAATCCAAATTGCTTCCTTTGTGACCTTTAGCGTTTCATCTTTCGAGGCCTCCCTCTATATAAAGGGACCtcagtcattttcttttttcactatCGTTAGAGTGGAAAACCTCCAAGTTTCTCCAAGGCTTCTCAAAAGAATCTCTTGCTCTCCCATAAGTCTCCCACAAACTCTCTCAATCGCTACTAGTCTCTCGAAAGTTTTCTCGATCACATCTAGTCTCTTGAAGATTATCATGTTCCTTCTACCAAAACTTATTTGCTAAGTCAAATTTCTCTACCTCCTATTAATGGTGAGAGTGAAACAAACAAAGAGACCTCCCACTCCTAGGGAAATAGAGATAATTCTAAGCAATAGGTCTCGTTTCTTAGTGGTAGACCTTTCTAGGGTTCATATGTTGTACCACTTCCCCGAGGATTATTAGTTAAGACTCCTTGAGGAGATAAATGGGTGTATTGCATATGCCAACGAACACTGCATAGAAGTCCATGAGGCTTCGTTAGTAGCCAATCTTCGATTCCTCCTTTCTAAATTTGGAATGAACTTTTTAAGGGAGAGTTGTCTAGTTCCTGCCCAACTTCACCCAAATGGATGGGCCTAACTGGTGGCATTTTTAATCTTATGTCATCAGAGAGATGTGGTGCCTACTCTTGAACTCTTCAGTTGTTTCTACCCAATAAGGGGGATAGATCACGGACTTGGGTTTTTTTACCCTACAAAGGTCATTGGGGATTGGGAAATTATTTGTTGGTCTCCCAAGTAAGGTTAACAACTCCAAGGCTGGATGGTTTGTAGTGAAGCCACTAGGGAGTTAGAACATGCCTCTTCAACAATGTTGGGACAAAGAGCGAGAGGTGTAGGTAGCTCTAGCGCCTCCTCTCAAGGATGTATGTGCACATTATCACGAACTTATTGAGAAGCTAGTCCCCTCTCCAACTTCGCTAATTGTTGATCCACAAAAACATAGTCTCCATAGGATAAGGGCTTCCAGTAACACAACCAGTAGGGTCTTTAAGCCTTTTGAGCGAGGGAGAGGCTTCCCCTAGTTAACCCTCCAATTGAGGGGTGACTCTCCTCAAGTTGAAGAAGAAGTGGAATTCTTTTTTTAGGATACATTTGAGGATGATGTTCCGTTAGAAtcctcttgttcttcttttgcTGGTGCCCCCTCTTCTAATGATGAGTGAAGGGagaggaggagaaaaagaagggaaaagggTTAATCAGCCACCTCCACAACCTTACAAGAGCAAACTTCTCCATTTCCCCTTTCTTCTgtagttttctttattttttagatgCTCTAATGTTGGTGTCTCcttgtttcattttctttgcAAAGATGGGTCATTTTAAAGGTGCCAAGCACAAGAGGAGATGGGCTGTTAAGGCAAGGAAGCATAAGGTTGTTCAAACTACTGAGGTGAACAAACATCGTCTTTCCCATGACA from Diospyros lotus cultivar Yz01 chromosome 9, ASM1463336v1, whole genome shotgun sequence encodes the following:
- the LOC127810477 gene encoding CBL-interacting serine/threonine-protein kinase 1-like isoform X2, encoding MVLEYVTGGELFDKISSRGKLPEAEGRKLFQQLLDGVSYCHDKGIYHRDLKLENVLVDAKGNIKISDFGLSALPQHLREDGLLHTTCGSPNYVAPEILANKGYDGATSDTWSCGVILYVILTGYLPFDERNLAVLYQKIFKGDAQIPKWLSPGAQNLIRRILDPNPATRITMSDIKTHEWFEQDYSPANPDDEEESIYIDDEALRMHEEPLEAEKSPQSPNLINAFQLIGMSSCLDLSGFFENEDVSERKIRFTSNYSPKELYERIEDIVTQMGFVVQKKYGKLKVMQEHKGQKRLGSLSVAAEVLEISPSLYVVELRKSYGDSTVYRQLCTKLSSALGVSTSRELMAIQV
- the LOC127810477 gene encoding CBL-interacting serine/threonine-protein kinase 1-like isoform X1, translating into MRLGGKYEIGRTLGEGNFGKVKYAKNLDSGQSFALKILDKSKILDLNITDQIKREIGTLKLLKHPNVVRLHEVLASKTKIYMVLEYVTGGELFDKISSRGKLPEAEGRKLFQQLLDGVSYCHDKGIYHRDLKLENVLVDAKGNIKISDFGLSALPQHLREDGLLHTTCGSPNYVAPEILANKGYDGATSDTWSCGVILYVILTGYLPFDERNLAVLYQKIFKGDAQIPKWLSPGAQNLIRRILDPNPATRITMSDIKTHEWFEQDYSPANPDDEEESIYIDDEALRMHEEPLEAEKSPQSPNLINAFQLIGMSSCLDLSGFFENEDVSERKIRFTSNYSPKELYERIEDIVTQMGFVVQKKYGKLKVMQEHKGQKRLGSLSVAAEVLEISPSLYVVELRKSYGDSTVYRQLCTKLSSALGVSTSRELMAIQV